In Sulfitobacter guttiformis, the genomic stretch TGCAGGTAAGGGTGCTGATTGGGAGCGCTGGTGGCGCACCGACAAAGGTGCGGATGACGTCCGCTACACCCAGTTTATGGGCAAGGATAACGTCCCCTTCCACACCCTCAGCTTCCCCGCCACGATCATGGGCTCGAACGAGCCTTGGAAGCTGGTCGATTACATCAAATCGTTCAACTACCTCAATTATGATGGAGGCCAGTTCTCGACCTCGCGCGGGCGCGGCGTTTTTATGGATCAGGCTTTGGAGATTCTGCCAGCCGACTACTGGCGCTGGTGGCTACTGTCCCACGCACCAGAAACGTCCGACGCAGAATTCACGTGGGAAGCCTTCCAAACCGACACGAACAAGGATCTTGCCGATGTTCTGGGCAACTTTGTCAGCCGCATCACCAAATTCTGCCGTTCCAAGTTCGGCGAAGCGGTACCATCGGCGGGCGAATACGGCGATGCCGAGAATACCCTCATCGCCGATCTGACCACCCGCGTTGCGAAGTACGCCGAGCTTATGGACGCCATGGAAGTCCGTAAATCAGCCGCAGAATTGCGCGCCATCTGGGCCGCGGGCAATGAATATCTACAAGCTCAAGCGCCGTGGACAACCTTCAAAACCGATCCGGATACTGCGGCGGCCCAAACCCGCCTCGCGCTCAACCTGATTCCGCTCTACGCCACTCTGGCTGCCCCCTTCATCCCCGACGCTGCTGAGAAAATGCTTGCTGGCATGAAGGTTAGCGACGCAGGCTGGCCCAACGATGTTCCAGCCGCAGTAGCCCAGCTGCCTGCGGGCCATGTGTTCGAAGTGCCTGAGGTGTTGTTTGCCAAGATCACAGACGAACAGCGCGAGGAATGGGCGGAGAAATTCGCAGGCAAGCGGGACTGACACAGGCGAGGGCAAGCCCAAGTGGCCTGCCTTCTGACCATTGTGACGCTTCATGCATAAACACTGCTTATCAAAGACGCAGCGTAACCGCTGACAAAAATGACGACCGGAATAAATCCGTGCGACCATCCCGGAAAGTCCAAAAGGAAACACATAAGTCTTGCTGAATTATTGTGGTACGGACGGGGGGACTTGAACCCCCACGGGCATACGCCCAACAGATTTTAAGTCTGGTGTGTCTACCATTCCACCACGCCCGCACTGCCCGCACCATACAAAGCAATGCGCGGGTGTAAATATGGCACGGTTCAATTAACTCAAATGTCTTGGCCGGTGTCGCCCAAAGGGGCACCTTTTGCCAGCAACGCTTTTTCCGATAGCCACGGATTATTGGCCACAGCCTCCAGCATCTGTTGGCGCGCCTCCGCGATCCGCCCCAAGTTCATCAGCGTGAGCGCCCGTCCCGATTGTGCTGCCACATGGCGCGGCTGAAGCGCCAATGCACGATCAAGATCCGTCAACGCTGCGTCATAATCCTCGCGCAGAAATGCGATGTAGGCCCGCTGGTTCCAGCCCTCGGCATAGTCGGGGCAATATTCGGTCAAACGCGTAAATTCGCTGTAAGCATCGACAAAGTTATAGCTTGAGCGCGCGGCCATTCCCCGATCAAGCACCGCCTGCGCAGCCTCGTCAGGTGCCCGCAGCCAGACCTTCCACATCGCATCCGACGCTGCCTGCCCCTCGCGGAAATCCGATGCCGCCTGCGCCTGCGCAAACAAGCCTTCCATCTCCGCACTTACATCGGGCGCAGCGGGACACTCCTGTGCCGAAACTACAGTGGAAAAGGCGGGGCCGACCATGACGGCTAAGGCAAAAAGAAAACGCATGCTAAATAGGATGGCGCGCCTTACCTCTGCGTCAAGTCCTGATATTATGTACCGTCAGACAACATCACTTCCTTCACGGCTTCCATCGCGACGTAGGTTGAGGTGGATGCCACGTGCGGCAGCGCAGAAATCGTATCCCCCAAAAAGGCGCGATAGCTGTTCATATCACGCGTGCGAACCTTCAGCAGATAGTCGAAATTACCCGCAATCATATGTGCTTGCTCGATCTGTGGTACCCGTAAAACAGCAGCGTTAAATGCCGCCAGTGCCGCCTCGCGGGTGTCTGTCAGGCGCACCTCGACAAATGCAACATGATCCAGCCCCAGACGGATCGGATTGAGCATCGCACGATAGCCCAAAATCACGCGGTTTTCTTCCAGCCGTCGCAACCGCGCCTGTGTCGGTGATTTCGACAATCCAATCCGCTTTGACAGGTCGGTAATACTGATACGCCCGTCCTCGGCCAGCTTTGCAAGAATCGCC encodes the following:
- the metG gene encoding methionine--tRNA ligase, coding for MTRHLITSAIPYINGIKHLGNLVGSQLPADLYARYLRGRGNEVLFLCATDEHGTPAELAAAKAGKPVEEYCAEMYAVQADIATRFGLSFDHFGRSSSEQNKRLTQHFAGALADEGLIEEVEQSQIYSETDGRFLPDRYVEGTCPNCGFEDARGDQCDNCTKQLDPEDLINPRSTVSGATDLEMRATKHLFLKQSKMKDRLGDWINSKTDWPVLTTSIAKKWLNDGDGLQDRGITRDLSWGVPVKRGDAAWPGMEGKVFYVWFDAPIEYIACSQEWVDAGKGADWERWWRTDKGADDVRYTQFMGKDNVPFHTLSFPATIMGSNEPWKLVDYIKSFNYLNYDGGQFSTSRGRGVFMDQALEILPADYWRWWLLSHAPETSDAEFTWEAFQTDTNKDLADVLGNFVSRITKFCRSKFGEAVPSAGEYGDAENTLIADLTTRVAKYAELMDAMEVRKSAAELRAIWAAGNEYLQAQAPWTTFKTDPDTAAAQTRLALNLIPLYATLAAPFIPDAAEKMLAGMKVSDAGWPNDVPAAVAQLPAGHVFEVPEVLFAKITDEQREEWAEKFAGKRD
- a CDS encoding tetratricopeptide repeat protein — translated: MRFLFALAVMVGPAFSTVVSAQECPAAPDVSAEMEGLFAQAQAASDFREGQAASDAMWKVWLRAPDEAAQAVLDRGMAARSSYNFVDAYSEFTRLTEYCPDYAEGWNQRAYIAFLREDYDAALTDLDRALALQPRHVAAQSGRALTLMNLGRIAEARQQMLEAVANNPWLSEKALLAKGAPLGDTGQDI
- a CDS encoding Lrp/AsnC family transcriptional regulator: MAQNTSDLDQFDQAILAKLAEDGRISITDLSKRIGLSKSPTQARLRRLEENRVILGYRAMLNPIRLGLDHVAFVEVRLTDTREAALAAFNAAVLRVPQIEQAHMIAGNFDYLLKVRTRDMNSYRAFLGDTISALPHVASTSTYVAMEAVKEVMLSDGT